CACCCATTCGACGAAAGCTTCGAAATCGCGCGAGAAGGTGGTGCCGGTAGCAAATGCGGTGACAGCCCGCAGCGACACCTCCTCTGCCTGCGCGGCAGATGTTCCCAGAGCGGTGGCCGCGACAAGCGCAATGGTGGCGGCAGATGAACGGAAAGTCATGTGTGTCTCCCTGACTGAAATCAGGCGCGCCGGTGGACTTTTTTGAACGTCCGGTTGTTGTTTAGGCGGCCTGGCGATGGCGGACCATCTGGCGTTTACTTTATGCTTGAAATTTCAAGCCTCAAGTAATTTATGTGCAAAATCAAGTATTTTTTATACATGTATTGCAGGGTCTTACTAAAAATCCCCCGACTCTTTCCAAGGCCGGGGGATCACATCTTGCAACCGGAATATTCGGCAGCCAGCGCGACCGGATCAGGCGCCCAGACGGCAGTACAGCCCTGCGGCCAGTCGGGCACGTTCGACGAGGCTGTCGATCTCGATATGCTCGTTCAGGGTATGCAAACCTTTGCCGCGTACCCCAATGGAGTCGAGGGTCGGAAGCCCCATGAAGCCGGTGAAATTGCCGTCCGATCCGCCCCCGGCAGAGCCTGCGGGCAGCTCGAACCCGATGTCACCCGCGATGGCGCGCGCCACTTGCAGCATCGCCATGGTGCCGGGCTGATCCGGCTCCCAGACCGGGCGGGTGACGCCGCGACGCACCTCCATGATGACATCGCCCTCGGTCGAGTTCAGCGCCATCATCTCTGCGACGCCCTCATCCAGCAGTTCCTGCGTTTTGGCCATGGTCAATACCTCGGCATCGCAGACAGAGGACACGCAGTTGACCCATTTCCCGGCGTTGATCACCCCGACAGAGAAGGTGCAGTCCTCGTTGGTCATGCCTTCGATCACCGCCACGTTGCGGGCCATCTCGGCAATGGCCGATCGTCCCTCGGACAAAGCCCAGCCTGCGTGGCTTGGCCGCCCTCTGGTCTGCAGGTTGAAACGCGCAATCGCGTAGCGGCCGATCACCGCGCCACCATCGGGCCGGGCGGGTTCCGGCACCAGGATATACTGGTGGCGCGCGGCTTCCATCTCGATCAGGCGGCGGGCCATTGGGGTGCCGATTTCCTCGTCCGGGGTGAACAGAAAAGTCACTGGCAGCGGTGTTTCGATCCCGGCTGCCAGGATCCGGCGCATAGCCTCAAGGTAGACGTAGTTGCCGCCCTTCATGTCCATGATCCCGGGACCATAGCAAAGGTTGCCCTCGCGCCGGAACGGCAGCTTTTCCAGCGTACCGACCGGGTGCACGGTATCAAGGTGACCCAGCACCAGAATGCCACCTTCGCCCGCGCGGGGATGCGGCATGGTCGCGCGCACACTATCGCCCAGCCCCATACGGCCCGGAATACGCTCGACCCGTGCGCCCAGCGCCGCCAGATCGTGCTGCGCCACATCCATCATGCGGTTCACAGCCGCGGCGTCAAAGGTGGGGCTTTCTGTTTCCACCCACAGCCGCAGCCCTTCGAGCATCTCATCCGCGTCAAAGGGCAGATCCACGGGATCTTTCGTCATGCTCAGTTCCTTTTCAGACGGGTTTCGATGATCCGCGCATAGACCGAAGCGCCGACAGGCAGGATCGCATCATCCAGCACAAAGGCGGGGTTGTGCAGCGGCACGGTGCCCGCGTGACCAACGCGGCAGTAGGCGCCCGGCACCACCTGCAGCATATCGGCGAAGTCTTCCGATCCGGTCGCCTGATCTTCGGTGATCACCGCCATATCGGGGCCGACGATGTCTGCCGCTGCTTCGATATAGGCCTGTGACAGCTCCGGGTCGTTCTGCAGCACGTCAAAGACATTGCGCAGGGACACCTCGATCTCGACTCCATAGGCCGCGGCCATACCGGCGCAGAGTTCCTTCATGCGGGCCTCGGCCATTTCGATCACATCGGCGTGGAAATAGCGGATGGTGCCGGCGATGCTGGCGCTGTCCGGAACCACGTTATAGGCAGAGCCGGAATTGAACTTGGTCACCGACAGAACCAGCGGTTTGGTGGGCGGCGTGTTGCGGCTGACGACGCTTTGCAGCTGCTGCACCAGCGCGGTGGCAATCACGATCGGGTCCTTCGACTGGTGTGGCATGGCGGCATGGCTGCCGGTGCCGGAGACGGTGATGTCAAAGAAACTGGCCCCGGCCATCGCCGGGCCGGGGGTGATCTCCACACGCCCCGGCTCGCCATTGGGACTGTTGTGCATGCCGTAGATCTCATCGACCGGGAATTGTTCGAACAGGCCTTCCTCGATCATCCGGCGGGCGCCGCCAAGACCTTCTTCGGCGGGCTGGAAGATCAGAACGGCGGTACCGTCGAAATCGCGGGTTTCAGCCAGGTAGCGCGCAGCCCCCAGCAGCATGGTGGTATGGCCATCGTGGCCACAGGCATGCATCTTGCCCGGGTTGGTCGAGGCAAAGGAAACGCCGGATGCCTCGACGATGGGCAGCGCATCCATATCGGCGCGCAGGCCGATGCGACGGTTGCCGCCTCCCTGCCCCTTGATGATCGCGACAACGCCGGTGCCGCCCAGACCTTCGTGCACCTCGTCAACGCCATAGGCGCGCAGCTGCTCTGCCACGATACCAGAGGTGCGGGTTTCTTCAAATCCCAGCTCGGGATGGGCGTGCAGATCCTGACGGATCGCGGTCAGCTCGGCGGCGAAATCCTCAATTTTGGGAAGAACGCTCATGCATAGTCTCCTGCTATCTGTGACGCGCCGGGAAGGGCGCGAAAGTTGGCAAAGTCCCAATGGCGGCCGGGAGCGGCCTCGATCAGGCTCTGGGTATATTCATGGGCCGGGTTCGCCAGCACATCGGCGGCGCGGCCCTGTTCCACCACGCGACCGCGCTGCATGACGATGACATCGTCGCAGATCTGGGCAGCTACGCGCAAATCGTGGGTGATAAACAACATGCCTATACCAAAACGCGCCTGCACGTCGTCCAAAAGCTCCAGCACCTGCGCCTGTACGCTGACGTCCAATGCGGAAACGGCCTCATCCGCCACAAGAAGGTTCGGTCGCATGGCCACGGCGCGGGCGATGGCAATCCGCTGACGCTGCCCACCAGAGAACTGATGAGGATAGCGGTCAAGCGCGTTGCGCGGCAGGTCCACCAACTCCATCAGATCACCGGCATGGTCCATGGCTTCGTCTTTCGAGGTGCCAAAGTTGATCGGCCCCTCGCACAGCGAGCGCGCCACGGTCCAGCGCGGGTTCAGCGAGCGATAGGGATCCTGAAACACGATCTGGAAGTGCTTGCGATGGGGCTGCAACTGGCGGCGGCTTAGGCGCGCGACTTCGGTGCCCGCAACCGCGACAGAGCCGTCCGTGGGATCAATCAGCCGCATGATGCAGCGCGCAACGGTGGATTTTCCAGAGCCACTTTCACCAACGATGCCAAGGGTTTGTCCCGGCGCAATGTCGAAATTCACATCCTGCGCGGCATGCACTTCGTCATTCTTGCGGAAAACACCGCCGCCGCCATAGACCTTTTCCAGCCCGCCGACTTTCAGCACCGGCTCGGCGCCCGTGGGCGCACGCGGGGCGCGGGGCGCCAGGTTCGGAACCGCCTGCAACAGTTTGCGGGTATAGTCCTCCTGCGGCGCGGTCAGCAGCTCGGCAATCGGCGCGCGTTCCACGATCTGGCCCTGCTGCATGACGCAGACGGTATCAGCGATCTCGGCCACAACGCCCATGTCGTGGGTGATGAACAGAACAGCGGTGCCGTGGCGCTCCTGCATCTCGGCGATCAGCTTCAGGATCTGCTGCTGGGTGGTGACATCCAGAGCCGTTGTCGGCTCATCCGCGATCAAGAGATCCGGGTCCAGCACCAGTGCCATGGCGATCATGATCCGCTGGCGCTGCCCGCCCGAAAGCTGATGCGGAAAGGCGGAATAGATGCGCTGCACATCCGGCAAGTGCACCTGCTCCATGATGTCAAGCGTGCGTGCCTTGGCCTCAGCTGCCGACAGATCGGTGTGCATACTCAGCACCTCTTCAATCTGTTCACCGACCCGCAGCACCGGGTTCAGCGCCGTCATCGGCTCCTGAAAGATCATCGCCACGCGTTTGGCGCGCAGCTCGCGCATCTGCGACGCGCTGGCGGCGGTGATCTCCACCTCCTTGAGGTCGATGCGCCCGCCGGTGATCTCAAGCGCGCCCTTGGGCAACAACCCCATGGTCGCCAGTGAGGTCACCGATTTGCCCGAGCCGCTTTCGCCCACCAGGCACAGGGTTTCACCGGCGCGGATATCGATATCGATGCCGCGCAGGACCGGATCGGTCATGCTGGTCCCGCTGAGGCCGACAGTCAGGCCGCGAATGGTCAGAACCTGTTCCGCCTGCGAGAAGTCCTTGGATTTGAACTGCATCTTATGCCTCCCGTTTCTTCAGACGCGGATCCAGAAGGTCACGCGCGGTATCGCCCAGAAGGTTGATCGACAGAATGCAGAGCGACAGCATCACCCCGGGCCAGAAGATCAAACCCGGCTTGATCTGGAAGAAGGTCCGCCCCTCGGCCATGATATTGCCCCAGGTCGGGATCTCGGTGGAAACGCCAGCGCCCAGGAAGCTGAGGATCGCTTCGATCAGGATCGCGGAGGCGCAGATATAAGTGCCCTGCACGATCAGCGGCGCCAATGTGTTCGGCATCAGGTGCTGGATCAGGATCTTCGGCATCGAAGAGCCCAGCGCGATGGCCGCCTCCACATAGGGTTCCTCGCGCGCGCTCAGCACGACCGAGCGCACCAGCCGCACCACGCGGGGCACCTCGGGGATGGTGATGGCGAGGATCACGGAATGCAGGCTCGGCCCGTTGAGGGCAACCAGCGCAATCGCCAGCAGGATCGCCGGGATCGCCATCAAGCTGTCCATGATCCGCATGATGACCCCGTCGGCAGCGCGGAAGAAGCCCGCGACCAGACCGATGGCAAGGCCGATGGCGACGCTGACCACGGCAGCGCCCACGCCGATCAGCAGAGACACGCGGCCGCCGGTCATCACCCGGCTGAAGATGTCGCGGCCGTATTGGTCGGTGCCCAGTATATGTGCCTCTGACGGCGGTTTCAGACGCGCCAATGCATCCATCGAAAGCGGATCATAGGGCACATAAAGCGGCGCCAAAAGCGCGGCCAGCACGATGAGCGTCAGCATCAGCGCGGCCAGCATCGGCCCCAGCCCAAGGCGAGCGCCCGCAGGCAGCGACAACAGGCGGATTAGCGGCTGAAAGGCGCTCTGACTGGAGGAAGAATGATCGGTCATGTCAGTAACGGATCCTCGGGTCAAAGAAGGAATAGGAGATGTCCACCAGAAGGTTCACCAGCACGTAGATGCCCGCCGTCAGCAGGATCATCGCCTGGATCACCGGGTAGTCACGCGCGAGGATGGCATCGACAGTCAGACGCCCGATCCCGGGGATGTTGAACACGCTTTCGGTGACCACCACGCCGGAAATCAGCAGCGCAAAACCGGTACCGATGATGGTGAGGATCGGAACCGCCGCATTGCGCAGCGCATGGCGGAACAGCACGGTATTCTCGCGCACGCCCTTGGCGCGGGCGGTGCGGATGTAATCCTCTCCCAGCACCTCAAGCATGGAGGCGCGGGTCATGCGCGCGATCAGCGCCACATAGATCGTTGCCAGTGTCAGCGACGGCAGGATGGCGCGGATGAAGAAATCGCCCAGCCCGTCGGTCGGGGAGGCATAGCCCTGTACAGGTACCCAGCGCAGCTCAATCGCGAAGATCTGGATCAGCACATAACCGATCACGAAGACCGGCACCGAAAAGCCGAGGACAGAGAAGGACATCACCGCAAAATCGGCCCAGGTCCGGTGGCGCCAGGCGGCGATCACCCCCATCGGCACCGCCAGCAGGACCGAGATGATGATGGTCATCAGGGCGATATTGATGGTCGGCCCCAGACGGTCCCCGATCATGTCGGCCACCGAGGTGTTGGAAATCAGGGAGGTCCCGAGATCGCCCTGCAGCATCTGCCCGGTCCAGGTGAAGAACTGCACATGCAGCGGGTCATTGAGGCCAAGATTGTCGCGGATCCGTTCAAGCTGCGCCGGAGTGGCGGCGTCGCCTGCAAGAATGGCTGCCGGATCGCCCGGTGTCAGCCGCAGCAAAAGAAAGACGAAGACGGCCACGATGATCATGACTGGAACGGTCGCCAGGACGCGCTTCAGGATATAGCTGAGCATAGACAGCTACCTTTTGAATTAGTGTGGAAAAGCCGGGGCGCGGGAGAGTTCCGCGCGCCCCGGAAGTCGGGGGAGGGATTAGTCTTCCTTGGTCACGTTCCAGAACACCGGAACCGGCGACGGGATCATGTTCTGGATCGCGTTCTCGCGTGCCTGCGGCATGGTGTATTCGCCAAGGTGGATGTAGTTCACGTTGTCCATCACGTGTTCCTGGATCTTCACCGCAACCTCTTTGCGTTCCGCATCGGAGGCCGCCGCGACAAAGTCGGAGCGCAGGGCTTCGATCTTCTCATCCGAAGGCCAGCCGAACCAGGCATCGTCGCCACGGCCGTTGACCATCACGTTGATCAGCGGGTCCGAGATTTCAGGCACCATCCAGTTGGTGAAGAAGATGTTCCAGCCACCTTCTGCCGGGGGCAGCTGCTGGGCACGACGGTTTACAACGGTCTGCCAGTCCATCGGCTGCATGTCGACGTTGAAGCCCGCTTCGCGCAGGGCCTGCGCCGCAACCACCGGCTGGTTCGACAGGCTGACCACATCGGTCGGCGCCATCAGAACGATGGGCGTGCCATCATAACCGGCTTCTTCCAGCAGGGCCTTTGCCTTGTCCGGATGCGCGCCGGAAGTGATCGCTTCGGCACCGGCCTCGTCGCCCAGCGGCGTGTCACAGCCAAAGATCGCACCGCAGACCTTGTAGTAGGACGGATCGCCCATCATGGTCGCCAGCACGTTTTCCTGGCTCAGTGCTTCCAATGCGGCCTGACGGACCTTCGGATTGTCAAAAGGCGCGTGCAGGAAGTTCGGGCGGCCAATGGTCACGTAACCCAGCGGGTCGCGGGTTTCGACAGTGACATCCGGTGCGGTTTGCAGGATCGGCAGCAGGTCGACCTGAACCTGTTCAAGGTAGTCGATTTCACCGGCAGCCAGCGCGTTGATGGCGGTCAGCGAGTCCGGCATGGTGGTCCAGACCACCTTGTCGACGTTCACGACCTTGCCACCGGCCATCCAGCTCGCTTCTTCGCTGCGCGGCACGTAACCATCAAACTTGCTGTAGGTGACCGAAACGCCGGGTTCGTATTCATCGGTTTCAAACACGAAGGGACCGGAGCCGACATATTCGGTGATGGTCTCATCCGCCGAGGTCTCTGCCACCCGCTTGGGCATGATGAAGGGCGGAACCGCCGACTGTTTGGAGATCACGTTCATCAGCGGCGGGAAAGGTTCGGACAGGGTCCAAACGACGGTCTTGTCGTCGGTCGCCTCAAGGCTTGCAGTGACGTCAAAAATCATCTGACCGCCACTGTCACGCTTGCCCCAGCGGGTCAGCGAGGCAACCACGTCTTCACCGGTGACCGGCGCGCCATCGTGGAACTTCAGCCCGTCGCGCAGGGTGAATGTATAGGTCAGCCCGTCGTCAGAGACCGCAAATTCGGCCATCTGGGGCTGCGGCTGGAAGTTTTCATCAACGGCGGTCAGGACGTCATAGACCATATAGCCGTGGTTGCGGGTGATATGCGCAGTAGTAATCACCGGGTCCAGAACACGGAGGCCCGAGTGCATCACTGCCGTGATCACCTTTTCTTCTTCGGCCTGGGCCGCAAGCGGTGTCAGCATGGTGGCACCCGCCATCAGCGTTGCAGCCATGCTGCCGCGCAGGGCGGAAAGGGGACGAAGTGTTTTCATTCTTGTTTTCCCTGTTGTTGTGAGGAGGAACGGTTCTGTTGTTTTTGGTTTTGGGCTCCGGCGAAACACCCGCCGAAACCAGGGCGCAGGGCGCCGTATGAGTTCAGGACCCGAAGACGGGTCCGTTGGGGGACAGGCGCAGGCCTGTCCGCAGCCGCGTGAACGGCAGGTCTGCCGGGCTGAAGGCCATCGGCCCCGGCGCCAGACAGACCAAGGTTTTCCCGGCGATCGGATCGAAATCCGCCCGGAAATGGGTTGAGCTCTTGAGAACGAGAATGGATTGGTCCTCAGGCGTGATGCCGACAAAGCGGAACATCTCACGGTCGGCGAGCTGGGCAATCTGGCTGGTAACCACCACCCGCACGCCGCCGATCCGCAGGCAGGCCGCGGGGCTGAGATCGAGCCAGGTGCCCCCATAATAAGGACCGGTCGCCTGCAGCTTGTCCGTGACCAGCTGCTCCACCACCGCTTCGGTTTCAAACGGCACGTCCTCAGGGAAGTCGGGATGCCCGCCAAGGGACAGCCTCACGCTGGCTCCCTCCCCCGCAGCAAAGGCGCGCGAAACAGATTCCGGGTCCACGATCAGGCCAAGGGCCGCTTTCTGTGCCTCCGCTTCGACCAGCGCACGTAGCATGCCTGTTGTGGTGGCAGCGCCGCCAGCACCGGGGTTGTCCTGCGTATCGGCCAGAACGATGGGCGCCTTGACGCCTGTGGCCAGAAGCCGCTGCGCCTCGGCTACGCCTTCGGCTGCCGTGTAGGTCCGGCTGTCAAAGGCGCTTTCGGCCTCCCCATAGGCCGCCGCGATCTGATCGACCGCAGCTTCTGCCGCCTTTTGTGTCGGGGCAAAGGCGATTGCGCAGGGGCCACAGTCAGGAATATCCGCTGCCGGGAAACCCATAAACAGGGAGGCCGCTGTGCCCGCATCGTCCATTTGCGCAACCGAACGATAAAGGGATGCGGCAGGCTCCATCGTCGTGCTCTGGAACGAGATCGGCACCATATAGGGCAGGCTGCGATAGGCCTTGGCCGGGAGGGTTCCGCTGCGCAGGATATCATCCAGCAGCCGCGCCGCGCGGGCGCCTGTCTCGGCCATGTCCACATGCGGATAGGTGCGAAAACCGGTCAGCACATCGACCATTTCCACCAGCCGCCGCGAGATATTGCCATGCAGGTCCAGCGCCGCGGCAATCGGCACATCCGGTCCAACGACCGCCCGCACACGAGTGGCAAGCTCACCCTCGCCATCATCCAGATGAGTGGTGACCATGGCGCCGTGCAGATCGAGGAAGACACCATCCAGCGGTCCGGCCGCCCGGATGCCCTCTACGATGCGTTTGGCGATGCTTTCAAAGGCCTCTTCGGTCACATGCGCCGACGGGATTGCCCCCGCCCATAGAACCGGCTCCACCTGCCAGCCGCGCTCTGCCGCGACGGTCAGGGCACCGCTGATGCCCAGATTCACACCCTTGCCCGCCTCCAGCAGCGCCGCGCCTTCGGTCAGCGGGATATAGCCGCCGCCCTGCTGAAAGGCCGGTAGATCCGCGGGGTTGGGCGCGAAGGTGTTCGTCTCGTGAAGAAATCCGGCCAGGGCGACCCGCATCAGTCATCACTCCGTAAAGAACAAGGTTGCCGCTACGGCAACCTTGCTAAATATATTATATAGTGATACAGTTGTATCATGAATCAATCGTAGACATCCAATTTTGGATTCGTCAACACTCAGGCGGACTCATGCGACCCAATGTCAGAACAACCCCGGGCAAAGAGCTGAAATTCGAAGCAGAAGAGGGCGATGCGCTTTTTGTGCGTTCTGCGGCGCGGGCCATGCAGGTCCTTGCGGCCTTTCACGGGGTCAACAAGGCGCTTAGCCTCAGTGAAATCGCCAAGCTGTCGGGGCTGGATCGCTCCGCCACCCAACGCATCGTCCACACGCTGGCAAAACTGGACTATGTCCGGCGCAGTTCGGATGATCGCGGCTATCTGCCCGGCCTGCGCCTTCTGGATCACACGCTGGATGTGCTGCGGCTCGACCCGCTGGTGCAAAAGGCAACGCCGGTCCTGCTGGAGCTGCGCCGCTCCCTGCGGGAACGCATCGACCTCAGCCTGTTTGACGACACCCGGATGATTTACGCCTTCCGCATCCAAAGCAAACGCGAGACGTTTTACGCCACTCTTGTCGGCCACAGCGTTCCGGCCTTTGCCACGGCGGGTGGGCGCGCGGCGCTGTCGCTGATGACCGATGATGAGGTCCGGGAGGTTCTGGGCAGGTCCGAATTGATAGAATACACCGCCGCAACCCGCACCGATCCCGAGGAAATTCTGGAGCAGGTCCGGATTGCACGTACCAATGGCTATGCGGTGATCGTCGATGAATACCTGCGCGGCGAAGTCGCCATCGGCGTCGGCATTTCACGCGACGGGCGCCCCATCGGCGCCATCCACGTTGCAGGCTCGCTCTCTGAATGGTCGCAGGACGAATTCGAACGTCAGGCCGCGCCGGTGGCGATGGAAGCCGCACGCGATATCATGGCCAGCCTGTAGGGGCTTTGACCACGGCCAAACCGGGCGCGGTTGTTACCTGTGTGGTGGTGTAATCGAGTTTGCGACATCCAGCAGATAAGGCACCAACTCGCGCTCGACCCGCTCAATCGTCCAGTGGAAGGCAGAGACAGAACATTGCACCGACGCGCGGGCAATGCCGTTGGGGCCGCGGATCGGTGCTGAAATCCCGATCTCGTTCAGAATCATCTGATCCTCTGTCAGACTGAACCCACGTTCTGCGGTTCGGGTGATCTGCCGTCCCAGTTCTTCGCGGTCCATGGTGGTGCGAGCGGTCATCTGCCGCAGCGGCCAGTTTTCCAGTGCTTCCGCAACATCCTCAGGCGCCCAGGTGGACAGAATCGCCTGCCCGGGCGAAGTGGACAGCGCTGGCAGGCTGCGCCCGACCAGCATCGCTTCGAAGTTGGTCCGCTGGCAGGGCAGCCGGGTGACATAGACGATATTGGTACCGGAGATTTCAGCCAGGTTCACCGTCTCGCCCAGCCGCTGTGACAGTTCGATCAGCTTTGGCATCGCCAGCGCCACCAGGTGATCGGACCAGTAATAGGCATAGGCCAGCCCGAGCCAGGCATGGGTCGGACGGAATCTCTTGGTCACCGGATCCCGGTTGAGAAAGCCTTCGACCGCCAGGGTATTGGCCAGCCTCTGCACCGCGCTTTTGTCCATTCCGCTGAGCTTGACCAGTTCGGTCAGCGACAACTCAGTATGGTTGCGGCCGAATATTTTAAGTAGTTTCAGACCCTTGGCCAGAGAAGACACATAAAGCGTGTCCTGCTTCCGGGGGGTAGCACTGTTATCGCCACCGGCGTCACCGGACATTTTTCGACTTGACGACATGGGACAGCCTGCCCTCTTATGACATTATTGTGATAGTTAGTATCATATAATAATACCAATGTCAAACCCTGAGTACTGTTGCACCCTATGGCAGCCCTTCAGGTCAACATGGAGTAAACATGAAACGCTTTCTGATCCCCGCGACCGTTCTTGCGCTCAGCGCTGCAGCTGCGCATGCAGACAAGTCCGAAGACGTGCTGAATGTGGCCTTCACCAAAGAGCTGGAGAACGTCGACAGCTACTTCAACTCCTCCCGTGAAGGCGTTGTGCTGCAGCGCGCGGTCTGGGACGGTCTGATCTACCGCGATCCCATCACCAACGAATACAAGGGTAACCTTGCAACCTCGTGGGAGTGGATCGACGATCTGACGCTGGAGCTGAAACTGCGTGAAGGCGTGACCTTCCACAACGGCGAACCCTTTGATGCGGACGATGTGGTCTACACCGTGAACTTCGTTGCCGAAGAACAGAACGGCGTGAAGACCCAGCGCAACGTCAACTGGATGAAATCGGCCGAGAAGATCGACCAGTACACCGTGCGCATTAACCTGAAGGCCCCCTTCCCCGCCGCGATCGAATTCCTCTCCGGTCCGGTCTCGATGTATCCGAATGAATATTACGCCGAAGTCGGTCCCTCGGGCATGGGCCTGGAGCCCGTCGGCACCGGTCCCTACAAAGTGGTTTCGGTCGACCCGGGCAAGCATTTCGTGCTGGAGAAATACGAAGGCTACCACGACAGCCCCAAAGGCCAGCCCGAAGTCGGCACCGTCGACATCCGCACCATCCCCGATGTGAACACGCAGATGGCGGAACTGTTCAACGGCTCGCTGGATCTGATCTGGCAGGTGCCGTCTGATCTGGCGGAAAAGCTGGAGCAGATGGGCAAGTTCACCGTTGCCAACGAAAGCACCATGCGCATCGGTTATCTGACGCTGGATGCCGCCGGTCGCACCGGTGAAGACAACCCCTTCACCGACGTACGCGTGCGCCGCGCGGTGGCCCATGCCATCGACCGCGAGGCATTGGTTTCGGCGCTGCTCAAAGGTAAGAGCCAAGTGATTTCCACCGCCTGCTTCCCCAGCCAGTTCGGCTGCGATCAGGATGTGGTCTCCTATGAATACGACGTCGAAAAAGCCAAGGCCCTGCTGGCCGAAGCGGGATACCCCGATGGGTTCAAGACCGAGTTCTACGCCTACCGCAACCGCGACTACGCCGAAGCGATCTCCAGCTTCCTGAACGCTGTCGGCATCGACACCGATTTCAAGATGCTGCAGTACTCTGCCCTGCGCGAACTGCGCATGAAGAGCGGCACGCCGGTCTCCTTCCAGACCTGGGGCTCCTACTCGATCAACGACACCTCGGCGATCACCAGCCAGTTCTTCAAGCTCGGCTCGCTTGACGATGCCCGCGACGAAGAAGTTGCCGGCTGGCTCGATACCGCTGACAGCGCCACCGATCCCGAAGTGCGCAAGGAAAACTATTCCAAGGCACTGAAAAAGATCGCGGATCAGGCCTATTGGGTGCCGATGTTCTCCTACAACACCAACTACGTCTTCTCCCAGGATGTGGCCTACACCCCCACTGCCGATGAAGTTCTGCGCTTCACCGACATGGAATGGAAGTAAGCTGATCCCTGCGGCGGGGCCCCGGCCCCGCCGTCTCTGCTCCCCGCCCTGCCCGGGTGGTTCTCCCTTATCCTGCCCAGCAAATGAGGTTCCCCTTGCTGCGTTTCATACTGAAGCGGGCCGGGCTGGCCATATTGGTCGCCCTTACGGTCTCGTTGATTTCCTTTAGCCTGCTGTTTTTGTCCGGTGATCCCGCCACGGCGATCGCGGGCGAACATGCCAGCGATCAGGATGTCGAAGCCATCCGCCGCATCTACGGGTTTGATCGCCCGATGCTGGTTCAATACTGGGACTGGCTGGTCAGTGCCCTGCGTGGCGATTTCGGCGAAAGCTACTATTTCAAGCTGCCGGTGGCGAGCCTGATCATGGACCGCCTGTCCATCACCATGACCCTGGGTGTCTGCGGCATTTCCTTTGCCCTGCTGACCGCTGTTCCGCTTGGCGTGGCCGCCGCGATCAAGCCGAACTCGCTGATCGACCGTTTGGCCCTGTTCCTGTCCGTTGCCGGTCAGGCGATGCCCAGCTTCTGGTTCGGTCTGATCCTCATCGTGGTTTTCTCGATCCAGCTTGGCTGGCTGCCGCCCTCGGGCACGGCAACGCCGCTGCACTTCGTGATGCCGACCATCGTGCTTGGCTACTACGCGATGCCCGCGATCATGCGTCTGACCCGTGCAGGCATGCTCGAAGTGCTGTCCTCGGACTACATCCGCACCGCCCGCGCCAAGGGCGCGCCAGAGGGGCTAGTGATGTTCAAACACGCGCTGCGCAACGCGATCATCCCGGTGGTGTCGCTGGCGGCCGTGCAGATGGGCTTCATGCTGGGCGGCTCGATCGTGGTTGAATCCATCTTCGCGCTGCATGGCGCA
This genomic stretch from Phaeobacter gallaeciensis harbors:
- a CDS encoding M20/M25/M40 family metallo-hydrolase produces the protein MTKDPVDLPFDADEMLEGLRLWVETESPTFDAAAVNRMMDVAQHDLAALGARVERIPGRMGLGDSVRATMPHPRAGEGGILVLGHLDTVHPVGTLEKLPFRREGNLCYGPGIMDMKGGNYVYLEAMRRILAAGIETPLPVTFLFTPDEEIGTPMARRLIEMEAARHQYILVPEPARPDGGAVIGRYAIARFNLQTRGRPSHAGWALSEGRSAIAEMARNVAVIEGMTNEDCTFSVGVINAGKWVNCVSSVCDAEVLTMAKTQELLDEGVAEMMALNSTEGDVIMEVRRGVTRPVWEPDQPGTMAMLQVARAIAGDIGFELPAGSAGGGSDGNFTGFMGLPTLDSIGVRGKGLHTLNEHIEIDSLVERARLAAGLYCRLGA
- a CDS encoding M20 aminoacylase family protein, which gives rise to MSVLPKIEDFAAELTAIRQDLHAHPELGFEETRTSGIVAEQLRAYGVDEVHEGLGGTGVVAIIKGQGGGNRRIGLRADMDALPIVEASGVSFASTNPGKMHACGHDGHTTMLLGAARYLAETRDFDGTAVLIFQPAEEGLGGARRMIEEGLFEQFPVDEIYGMHNSPNGEPGRVEITPGPAMAGASFFDITVSGTGSHAAMPHQSKDPIVIATALVQQLQSVVSRNTPPTKPLVLSVTKFNSGSAYNVVPDSASIAGTIRYFHADVIEMAEARMKELCAGMAAAYGVEIEVSLRNVFDVLQNDPELSQAYIEAAADIVGPDMAVITEDQATGSEDFADMLQVVPGAYCRVGHAGTVPLHNPAFVLDDAILPVGASVYARIIETRLKRN
- a CDS encoding ABC transporter ATP-binding protein — translated: MQFKSKDFSQAEQVLTIRGLTVGLSGTSMTDPVLRGIDIDIRAGETLCLVGESGSGKSVTSLATMGLLPKGALEITGGRIDLKEVEITAASASQMRELRAKRVAMIFQEPMTALNPVLRVGEQIEEVLSMHTDLSAAEAKARTLDIMEQVHLPDVQRIYSAFPHQLSGGQRQRIMIAMALVLDPDLLIADEPTTALDVTTQQQILKLIAEMQERHGTAVLFITHDMGVVAEIADTVCVMQQGQIVERAPIAELLTAPQEDYTRKLLQAVPNLAPRAPRAPTGAEPVLKVGGLEKVYGGGGVFRKNDEVHAAQDVNFDIAPGQTLGIVGESGSGKSTVARCIMRLIDPTDGSVAVAGTEVARLSRRQLQPHRKHFQIVFQDPYRSLNPRWTVARSLCEGPINFGTSKDEAMDHAGDLMELVDLPRNALDRYPHQFSGGQRQRIAIARAVAMRPNLLVADEAVSALDVSVQAQVLELLDDVQARFGIGMLFITHDLRVAAQICDDVIVMQRGRVVEQGRAADVLANPAHEYTQSLIEAAPGRHWDFANFRALPGASQIAGDYA
- a CDS encoding ABC transporter permease translates to MTDHSSSSQSAFQPLIRLLSLPAGARLGLGPMLAALMLTLIVLAALLAPLYVPYDPLSMDALARLKPPSEAHILGTDQYGRDIFSRVMTGGRVSLLIGVGAAVVSVAIGLAIGLVAGFFRAADGVIMRIMDSLMAIPAILLAIALVALNGPSLHSVILAITIPEVPRVVRLVRSVVLSAREEPYVEAAIALGSSMPKILIQHLMPNTLAPLIVQGTYICASAILIEAILSFLGAGVSTEIPTWGNIMAEGRTFFQIKPGLIFWPGVMLSLCILSINLLGDTARDLLDPRLKKREA
- a CDS encoding ABC transporter permease; this encodes MLSYILKRVLATVPVMIIVAVFVFLLLRLTPGDPAAILAGDAATPAQLERIRDNLGLNDPLHVQFFTWTGQMLQGDLGTSLISNTSVADMIGDRLGPTINIALMTIIISVLLAVPMGVIAAWRHRTWADFAVMSFSVLGFSVPVFVIGYVLIQIFAIELRWVPVQGYASPTDGLGDFFIRAILPSLTLATIYVALIARMTRASMLEVLGEDYIRTARAKGVRENTVLFRHALRNAAVPILTIIGTGFALLISGVVVTESVFNIPGIGRLTVDAILARDYPVIQAMILLTAGIYVLVNLLVDISYSFFDPRIRY